From Elusimicrobiota bacterium:
CTGGACGCAGCCCTGCGCCACAAGGTCGGCCGCTTCGTGCACGTGAGCACGGACGAGGTCTACGGCAGCGTGGCTCGGGGGCTCTCCCGGGAGGGGGACCGCCTGGAGCCCAACAGCCCCTACGCCGCCTCCAAGGCCGCCTCGGACCTGCTGGTGCGCTCCTATGTCCGGACCCACGGCCTGCCCGCCGTCGTGACCCGGGCCTCCAACAATTTCGGCCCTTACCAATACCCCGAGAAGGCCCTGCCGCTGATGGTCACGAATTGGATCGACGGTCAGCCTTTCCCGCTCTACGGGGACGGCCGCAACGTCCGGGACTGGCTCTTCGTCCTCGACCATGCCCGGGCGCTCTGGCTCATCCTGCGCCGCGGCCGTCCGGGGGAGATCTACAACATCGGGGGCACCTACTCCTCCACCAACCTGGGGCTCATCGAGCAGGTACGGCGCATCATGGGGGTGGGGCCGCAGCACGTGCGCCGGGTGCCGGACCGGCCCGGCCATGACCGGCGCTACGCCCTGGACTGCTCCAAGCTCAAGAGCCTCGGCTTCCGGCACGCCTACGGATTCACCCAAGCCCTCCAGGCCACCGTGGACTGGTACCGGTCCAACGAGGCCTGGTGGCGGCCGCTCAAGAAAGGCGGCGGTTACCGCCGATACTACAGCCGGCAGTACGCGGCAAGGCTCCGAGGGAGGACCTCCAAATGAAGCGGGCACGGGGAAAGGTCGGCCATCGACCGGCGGCGCCTTTGCATTGGGGACAGGCGGGAGGCTGGATCGAGGCCGTGGTCGGCTCGATGTTCTCGGGCAAGACCCAGGAGCTCATCCGGCGCCTGCGGCTGGCGACCATCGCGCGCCAGAAAGTCCAGGTGTTCAACCACGCCTTGGACACCCGCTATGCCAAGGACCACATCGTGTCCCACGATTCTTCCAAGACTCCGTGCCAGGCCGTGGCCAAGGCCAAGGACATCCTGGACCTGGTCCAGCCGGATACCCAGGTGGTGGGCATCGACGAGGTGCAGTTCTTCGATGAGGCCGTCATCGGCGTGTGCGAGACCTTGGCCGACCAGGGCCGGCGCGTCATCGTGGCGGGGCTGGACCAGGACTACCGCGGCGTGCCTTTCCCCGTCACCAGCCAGCTCATGGGTGTGGCCGAGTTCGTGACCAAGAACCTCGCCATCTGCTCGGTCTGCGGCAGTCCGGCCAACCGGTCCCAGCGCCTCTCCAACAACAAGAAGCTCATCGAGGTGGGCACCGGGGACAAGTACGAGGCCCGGTGCCGGGCCTGTTTCCGGCGTTAGTGTCCTGGACCATAAGATATCCAGCCTTGGCCTCGTGATCCGATGACTTCGCCCCCATCCAGGCTGTCCTGGCGCGGCCCGTTCATCCTGACTTTCGTCTACTGGCTGGCCGTCCTGCTCCTCCCGCCTTTCCAGAACGTCGCCCTCGACGATGACTGGGTCTATGCCTCGGCCGTCAGCTCCATCTTCCGGGGCGGCCTCCAACTTCCCATAAGCGCCACCCCCAACTTCGTCGTCCAGGCCTGGTGGGGCGCGCTTTTCAGAGTCCTGTTCGGCCCCGGCTATGCCCCCTTGCGCCTCTCGACCCTCGTCTTGGGCTGGCTCGGCGTGCTGGCGTTCTACGACCTCTTGCGGCAGCAGCGGCCAGAGGGGGACTCTGGCCTGGTCCTGCCGGCGGCCCTGCTTTTCGCTTTCAACCCTTTGTTCTTCACCTTCTGCCCCAGCTTCATGACCGATGTTCCGGCCCTCTCGCTCGGACTCGTCGCATTGGCCCTGAGCCGCAGGGCTTGCCGCGACGGCCGCTGCGACCGGCGCTGGCTGCTCGCCGGCTCCCTTTTCGCGGCCCTGGCTTACGGCATCCGCCAGACCGCCATCTGCATCCCGGCGGGCCTCAGCGTCTACTATTGGCGCGAACTCTCACGGGAGCGACGCAACCTGTGGGCCGTGTGGTCCATCCCGCTGGCTGCCGCAGCCGGCCATCAAGCCTGGCTGCGCCTCTGGCACGGTCCGACCGGGAACATCTATCTTTGGCTCTGGGATGACGTTCCAAACCTGACCGGCGCGGCAGCGTTGATCTTTGAGCGCTTGGCCGTCACTCTCATTTATTGCGGTCTTTTCAGCATCCCGCTGGCCGCAGCTTTCTGGTGCGACCGTCCTCTGGAAAGGCTGCGGCGCCTGCCGGCTCGGCGCTGGTATCCGATCGCAGTCGTGTCCGCGGCCGTGGCCCTCTTCATGCTCTCCCACGGCGGGCTGCCCTATGCCCCTCTCCCGTGGGGCCGTTGGGGCATGGCTTGCTACAACATCAACGGCATGGACTTCCGCCCGCCCTTCTTCCTCCAGGGCGCCGGCTTCTGGATGGCCCTCAGCGGCCTCTCCTGGGTCTCGCTGGCGACCGTGGGACTTGCCCTCGCGGAAGGTCCTGTCCCCGAGGCCGGCGCACTGGCGACTTTGACGTTCGCGCCACAGTTCGGCATGATGATGTTCGGCGCCTTTATATTCAACCGCTATATGCTGGTGTTGGTCCCCGCGCTTTTGCTCTGCGGCCAGGTCGCGGCCAGCGGCCGCCGCCGCGCGCAGGCCGCCTTGGGCATCGGGACCGCGCTTATGGCCGTGTTCTCCTGGGCCGGGACGTCTGACTATCTGCGCGCCACGGCTGCGGCTTGGAGGCTGGGAGAATACGCCGTGGCCGCAGGATTGCCAGCCAGCGAGGTCCATGCCGACGGCGATTGGTGTTTTGCTTACAACGAGGCCGCCGTCAACGCCGAACTGCGCCGGCGCTCGGCCGCGGGCCAGCGTATCTCCATGGGCGATATCGCGCTCAGCTGCTTAAGGGCGCCTCAGGCGGTCGTCACTTTCAAGACGCCGCCCCGTCCGCCGCACGAGTTGTTGGCTGAGGAGAGCTTCTTCTCCCCTCTTTCCTGGCGCACGGAACGGCTGTACCTTTATCGCCGTGCCGCCATCCGACCGCATCAGCGGCCTTCTGAGCAGGACAGACCCGCAAGGGGGCCTGTCAAAGGTTATAATGCCAAAACGCCGCCGGAGTGAGCCGCCGGATCGGGCAAGAGCCGTCAAGTGAGCGACCTGCAACAGAAGATCTCCCGCCTTGAGGTCGCAACCCTGAGCGGGGCGGCCGTTCTCGCTTTGGCTTCACGCTTCTACCGCTTGGATTACGGGCTTCCCCAGGTCGTCTGGGTGGATGCATTCAAGTTCGTGATACAAGCGGCGATGATGGTCGCGGCGGGGAATCTGAAGCCCATCGACTGCCATTATCCCGGGCTGTTCGTGAATTCTTTGGCGATCCTATACCAAGCCCTGGACCTCAGGTCCGCCTACGGCCGCTATCTGGCGGCCTATGCGGTCGCGGCGATGTTCGGGGCCGCCTTGCCAGTGCTCTCTTGGTTCGCGGCCCGTCCCTTGACGGGGCCGGCGGGTCGGGTCATAGCCGCGATCCTCTGCCTCCTCTGCCCGGTTTGCCTGACCTTCTCCCGCCTGCCCACGACGGACTGCATGGCGGCTTGCTTCATGATGGGAGTCCTGACCATACTGGCCCGTCTGCCACGACGTCCGGCGGCCTACGCCGGGGCCGGGGCATTGGCCGGATTGGCGATAGGCGCCAAGTGGACTGGACTCTTTCTTCTCCCGTTCTTGATGTTGACCGTCTTCGTGGCCGCGGCGCGTTACCAGAGCCGGAGAACGCTTTATGGCGGCCTGAGCGCCGCATTTGCAGCGGCCATCGTCGCCTTCCTTATCACGACGCCTTATTTCCCGCTCCTTTGGCGGGACTATCTCCACGGTTTCTATTTGGAAAGCGTGGTCCAGTCCCGGGGCACCATCGGGGAGGTCCAACTGGGCTGGTTCGATTATCTCCTTTCACGGACCCCGGCTTGGGAGACGCCTTGGCTGGGAAGCTCCCTCGCGGCGAACCTCGGACCTGGCTGCCTCATCTTGGGGCTGGTCGCCGCAGTCTGCGGGCTGAGCGCGCGTTTTGGATTCCCCCTTCTCCTTTACAGCCTTTATGCGCTGCTCTACTTGGCCTGCGCATCAAGGCCGGGCCATGCCAAGACGATCCGCTATTTGATCCCTATCCTGCCCGCGCTTTTTGTCCTCATCGGCTGGCTCCTGGAGCGTGCGGCTGATAAGGTCGTTCCGCGTCTGCGCACGGCCGCTCTCCTCGCCGCTTTCATGCTCGTGGCCGCGGTGCCAGCCGCCAAGTCTGCCCGTTACCTCTTCCGCCTCAGCCGTCCTTCGACTAATGACGAGGCGCGGGCGTGGGCTAGACGCAGCATCCCTCCCGGTACCTCAGTCTACCTTTCCCCATTCTATACTCTCGATTTCCTTGCGCTCCCCCTGCGGCTGGGCACGATACCGGACGCAGGTCAAAGGATCCATGACCTGCCCGCGGGGCTGGGCAGGAGCCCGGAGCGCGACTTCGTCTATTATCCGGGCTTGCTTGATGAGTTGCGCGCGGCTGGCGTGCGCTATTTGATTTTCAATTCCTACTTCGACGCGGCCTTCTCCGCGGTCCCGGAGAACCTGCGGTGGTTCCCGAAGGCGGTGGCGCAGCGCGCTGCCTTCATGGCCCGGGTCCTCAAGGAGACCGAGCCTGTCTATGCGGTCCGTGGTGAAGTCGAGGGCCGTTTTGGTCCGGACATAACCGTGTATCGCATCAAGGAGCCTCGATGACCCGGGTTCCTGAAGACCGTGACTGGCCAGGCCTTGGGTTGGGTCTGGCGCTGTTTCTCTTGGCCTGCCTCTGCTTCGCCGGCATCCTGCGCAACGAGTTCGTGTGGGACGATTGGGCGTTGGTGGCCGACACGGTTGGTTTTCGGGGCTGGGACGCCCGGC
This genomic window contains:
- the rfbB gene encoding dTDP-glucose 4,6-dehydratase; protein product: MRLLVTGGLGFIGSNFIRHLLAADRRARIVNLDLCTYAGNPANLADLSRHPRYRWVRGDIADPKVVGRCIEGAEAVVHFAAETHVDRSILDAAAFLRTNVIGTQVLLDAALRHKVGRFVHVSTDEVYGSVARGLSREGDRLEPNSPYAASKAASDLLVRSYVRTHGLPAVVTRASNNFGPYQYPEKALPLMVTNWIDGQPFPLYGDGRNVRDWLFVLDHARALWLILRRGRPGEIYNIGGTYSSTNLGLIEQVRRIMGVGPQHVRRVPDRPGHDRRYALDCSKLKSLGFRHAYGFTQALQATVDWYRSNEAWWRPLKKGGGYRRYYSRQYAARLRGRTSK
- a CDS encoding thymidine kinase yields the protein MKRARGKVGHRPAAPLHWGQAGGWIEAVVGSMFSGKTQELIRRLRLATIARQKVQVFNHALDTRYAKDHIVSHDSSKTPCQAVAKAKDILDLVQPDTQVVGIDEVQFFDEAVIGVCETLADQGRRVIVAGLDQDYRGVPFPVTSQLMGVAEFVTKNLAICSVCGSPANRSQRLSNNKKLIEVGTGDKYEARCRACFRR
- a CDS encoding glycosyltransferase family 39 protein; this encodes MTSPPSRLSWRGPFILTFVYWLAVLLLPPFQNVALDDDWVYASAVSSIFRGGLQLPISATPNFVVQAWWGALFRVLFGPGYAPLRLSTLVLGWLGVLAFYDLLRQQRPEGDSGLVLPAALLFAFNPLFFTFCPSFMTDVPALSLGLVALALSRRACRDGRCDRRWLLAGSLFAALAYGIRQTAICIPAGLSVYYWRELSRERRNLWAVWSIPLAAAAGHQAWLRLWHGPTGNIYLWLWDDVPNLTGAAALIFERLAVTLIYCGLFSIPLAAAFWCDRPLERLRRLPARRWYPIAVVSAAVALFMLSHGGLPYAPLPWGRWGMACYNINGMDFRPPFFLQGAGFWMALSGLSWVSLATVGLALAEGPVPEAGALATLTFAPQFGMMMFGAFIFNRYMLVLVPALLLCGQVAASGRRRAQAALGIGTALMAVFSWAGTSDYLRATAAAWRLGEYAVAAGLPASEVHADGDWCFAYNEAAVNAELRRRSAAGQRISMGDIALSCLRAPQAVVTFKTPPRPPHELLAEESFFSPLSWRTERLYLYRRAAIRPHQRPSEQDRPARGPVKGYNAKTPPE
- a CDS encoding glycosyltransferase family 39 protein, translating into MSDLQQKISRLEVATLSGAAVLALASRFYRLDYGLPQVVWVDAFKFVIQAAMMVAAGNLKPIDCHYPGLFVNSLAILYQALDLRSAYGRYLAAYAVAAMFGAALPVLSWFAARPLTGPAGRVIAAILCLLCPVCLTFSRLPTTDCMAACFMMGVLTILARLPRRPAAYAGAGALAGLAIGAKWTGLFLLPFLMLTVFVAAARYQSRRTLYGGLSAAFAAAIVAFLITTPYFPLLWRDYLHGFYLESVVQSRGTIGEVQLGWFDYLLSRTPAWETPWLGSSLAANLGPGCLILGLVAAVCGLSARFGFPLLLYSLYALLYLACASRPGHAKTIRYLIPILPALFVLIGWLLERAADKVVPRLRTAALLAAFMLVAAVPAAKSARYLFRLSRPSTNDEARAWARRSIPPGTSVYLSPFYTLDFLALPLRLGTIPDAGQRIHDLPAGLGRSPERDFVYYPGLLDELRAAGVRYLIFNSYFDAAFSAVPENLRWFPKAVAQRAAFMARVLKETEPVYAVRGEVEGRFGPDITVYRIKEPR